AAGCGGGCGGCGGCGGTACTGGCCCGTCCGCATACGCTCGGCGAGCGCAAAGAGCGCGTCGAGTTCCGGCTTCGAAAAGTCGGGAATCGCGAGGAAGTCGCGATGCGGGCAGTGCGGGCGGTCGGTCATGGCTCACGTGGTCCAGAGGTGAGCGACGAAATCTAGCAGGGTTCGGGCCAAAGTCCTACAGAATGTACTTCCGTAGATCCTCATCCTCGGCGATGGCCTTGAGGCGGTCGCGCACGACCCGCGCGTCGATCTTTACCGGCTCCGTCCCACGGTCTGGGAGGTCGTACAGCACATCCTCGAGGAGCGTCGTCATCACGGTGTGCAACCGTCGGGCCCCGATGTTCTCCATCCGCGAGTTCACCTGCGCCGCCGTCCGCGCGATTTCCGCGACGGCGTCGGTGGTGATCTCTAGCACCGTGTTCTCTGCCGCAATGAGCGCCGCATACTGCTTGGTGAGCGCGTTCTCCGGCTCCGTCATGATGCGCACGAAGTCGGCCTCGGTCAGCGGCAACAACTCAACGCGAATAGGAAAGCGGCCCTGCAACTCGGGAATCAAATCGCTCGGCTTGCTCACGTGAAAGGCGCCCGCGGCAATGAACAAGACGTGATCGGTCTTCACCATGCCGTGCTTCGTCTGCACGTTGCTGCCCTCAACAATCGGCAGGAGGTCGCGCTGCACCCCCTCGCGCGACACGTCGGGCCCGCCCATCTCACCGCGCTGGCCGGCGATCTTGTCGATTTCGTCGAGGAAGATGATGCCGAGGGTTTCTACGCGCTCCAGTGCGTCCGTGACCACATCGTCAAAGTTGATGAGCTTGTCGAACTCTTCGTCGAGGAGAAAACGGCGCGCGTCGGCCACCGCGACCAGTCGTTTCTTCTTCTTGTGCGGCAACAACTCCGCGAGCATTTCGCCGATGTTCCCGAGCCCTTCACCCATGCCGCCCGGCCCTTCGCCGCGCGCAACCTCGGGCATGGACGGCCCCGACGGCGTCACTTCAATTTCGACTTCGCGCTGCTCCAATTGCCCGTCGAGCAGCAGTTGCTTGAGCTTGTCGCGCGTGCGCTTGTGCCGCTCGCGCGAGGCTTCGAGTTCTTGGCTCACCGCGCCTTCCGCACTCGCCACAAACACCCGCTCAGCGTCGGTTCCCTTGGGAGCGGTCGGTTCAATGAATGGGGGCAACAAGAGATCGAGCAACCGGTCGTCTACTTTGTCGTTGGCGAGATCTTCCACTTCCGTCTCGCGTTCATTCCGCACCATGTCGACCGCGCTCTCGACGAGATCGCGCACCATCCCCTCAACGTCGCGCCCCACGTAGCCGACTTCCGTGAACTTTGACGCCTCGACTTTCACAAATGGCGCGCCAGCCAGCTTCGCGAGACGGCGTGCGATTTCCGTTTTCCCCACGCCCGTGGGGCCAATGAGGATGATGTTGTTGGGCGCGATCTCGTGACGAATCGGTTCCGGCGCGCGCTGCCGGCGCCAGCGATTTCGCAGGGCAATGGCCACCGCCTTCTTGGCGTTGTCCTGCCCCACGATGTAACGGTCGAGCTCGGCGACGATCTTGCGCGGCGTGAGATCGGCAAGTCGGGCGAGCGTCTGTTCGGTGCGCTTCGAAGTCATGGGCCGGTTAGCAGAGAGCGGACACAACCGTATCGAACATCATGATGCCGGTTCAATGACCGTGACGTGTTCGTTTGTATAGATGCAGATTTGCCCGGCAATAGACAGCGACTTCTGCACGATCTCGCGCGGGGTAAGCGACGTTTCCTGCAACAACGCGCGCGCCGCCGCCTGCGCGTAGGGACCGCCACTCCCGATAGCAAAGACGCCATCGTCAGGTTCGATAATTTCGCCCGTGCCACTCAGCACAAAACCCGTGTGCCGATCCACCACCACGAGTAACGCTTCGAGACGGCGCAACACGCGGTCGGAGCGCCACTCTTTGGCGAGCTCAACTGCCGCGCGCTGCAAGTTGTCGGGATGACGATCGAGCTTTTCTTCGAACTTTTCAAACAAGGTGAAGGCATCGGCGGCAGCACCGGCAAAACCCGCGAGCACCTTGCCGCCCTTGAGGGCGCGGACCTTGATAGCGTTGGCCTTCATGACCGTGTCACCGACGGTGACTTGGCCGTCGCCGCCGATAGCGACCTGATCGCCGCGGCGGACGGCGAGGATGGTCGTGGCGTGGATGGTTGGGAGGGGCATCTGACAAATCTATCCTAGGCCGTGATCGGTCGTTAACGGTTCACGGTTAACGGTTAACCGTTAACTGTTGTCACCAAACAACTTACGGCTCCGCCGGCATCCTTGTAAGCCTGCCATGTGACCAAAAGAGCATGACTGGGGTTTTAATCCACGTGACCCTCTCGGACTCCGACGCGATCAAGGCCGTACAGGCCGGCGACATTGAGGCATTTGCGGTACTGGTCAACCGGTACCAAGACCGCCTGATGCGCTATGCCGCGCATTTACTCGGCAATCGGCACGACGCCGAGGAGGCCGTGCAGGAAACGTTCGTGCGTGCGTACCGTGCGTTGCCGCGCTACGAACACCGCGAGCAGTGCAGCGCCTGGTTGCTACGCATTCTCATCAATCGGTGCCGCACCGCTGCGTCGCGCCGACGCGAGCACGAACCGCTCGAAGCGGCCGATTTCGAATTCACCACCGACGAAGATCCCGTGGAACGCCTCGCGGTGCGCGACGAACTGGCCCGCGCGATGGCGCAACTCACCGACGAACAGCGCGAGGCGATTGCATTGCGCTTTGGCGAAGACCTGAGTTTTGACGAGATGGCGGTGGTGACTGGCGCCGGCGTCTCCGCACTCAAAATGCGCGTTCAGCGGGCCTGTGCCCGTCTACGCGTCCTGATGGAGGGACACCGTGCAGCCGTTTGACGATTCACTTTCCGAGTCCCTGGCGCGCGAAATGCGCCGCGTCCCGCAGTTGGGTGATGTGGCTCGCGCCCGCACCATGGCCGCCGTGCGGCGTGAAGCACAGCGCCCACTTCGTCTGGGATGGCTCTCGCCGGTACTCGGCGCGGCATTGGCCGCCTCGCTCACCGTTGTTGTGGCGGGTGGCGCGTTGCTTGGTAGCAATCCCCTTCGTAACGCGTCGGTTCAAGCGGCTGCGCCAACCGTTAGCCTTGGCTCGTCGCTCCGCGATTCGCTCTTGCTCGTGCGCTTTGCCTTCTCGGCGCCCGCGGCCGCTCGCGTGGCGCTCGTGGGCGACTTCAACGACTGGGGCTCGCGGCGCACGGCGCTCGCTCGCTCCGCCAACGGCGTCTGGGTGGGCGAGGTCGCGATGGCGCGGGGCCGTCACCGCTACGCCTATGTGGTGGACGACACCGGCTGGGTCACGGACGCCGTGGCACTCGACACGCTCCCCAATGGTCGCCGCGCGGCGCGACTCGAGTTGGTGAATCAGGAGTAACGGTCCTCCCCTTCGTGCGGAGGGAGCGTAACTTTCGGAGATGACCACTCCGATCACGTTCGACGACGTTCTGCAGGCACAGCAACGCCTCTCCGCGCACCTCACGCCGACGCCGCTACGCCGTTACCCCCTGCTCGATGCCCTGGTAGGCCACGGCATTGAAGTGTGGGTCAAGCACGAGAACCACCAGCCCACGCAGAGCTTCAAGATCCGCAACGGGCTCAACAGCATTCTCGCACTCACGCCGGAGCAAACGGCCAAGGGCGTGATTGGCGCCAGCACCGGCAACCACGGCCAAGGCGTGGCGTATGCCGCGCAATTGCTCGGCGTGCCCGCGGCCATCTGCGTGCCGGTCGGCAACAATCCGGAGAAGAACGCGGCCATCCGCGCGATGGGCGCCGAATTAATCGAAGTGGGCGACCGCTACGACGAAACCATTCTCGCCTGTCAGCGCATCTGCGCCGAACGCGGCATGACCTTGGTGCACTCCACCAACAATCGTGACGTCATGGCCGGCGCTGGGACGATGACACTGGAAATGCTCGAGCAGCAGCCCGCGCTCGACGCCGTGCTCATTGCGCTTGGCGGTGGGTCACAGGCCGTGGGCGCCCTCACCGTGGCGGCGGAGAAGAAGCCGTCACTGCGTGTGTACGCTATTGGCTCTGAGGGCGCGCCAGCGCAGTACGAATCGTGGCGCCGCGGCGAACGGCTGACTGGAATGCCCGTGAACACGATGGCCGAGGGGATCGCCACCGGCGCAGCGTACGAAGCCACGTTCGACACACTCAAGGCTGGACTGGCCGGGTTCTTTCAGGTAAGCGAAGCGTCGCTCTACGAGGGGATTCGCGATCTCATTCGCATTACGCACAATCTCCCCGAAGGGGCAGGCGCGGCTGGTCTCGCCGCGCTACGCCAGCACGCCGCGGAGTTTGCGGGTCAGCGTGTGGCGATTGTCATGTGCGGTGGCAATCTCAGCGACGCCGCGCTGCGAAAAGCGATTGTCGGGTAACGACGCGGCGCTGCGAAAAGCGATTGTCGGGGAACGACGCGGCACCTCGGCAGGTAATCGCCCAGTCGCACCAAAGGCTCTATCGCGCACCCGCCCTGCATTACGCGCGAGGGTGCGCGTTCTTGTACACCTGTCGCAGCCGCTCCACACTCGTATGCGTGTAAATCTGCGTCGTGGAAATGGACGCATGCCCGAGTAGCTCCTGCACCGCGCGCAAATCCGCACCCGCGTCGAGCAAGTGTGTGGCGAACGTGTGCCGCAGCGAGTGCGTCGAGAGCCCCGCTCCCTCGTCCACCTCGCCCAGCCAGCGCGTGACGGAGTTCTGCACCGTCTTGGCGGACATGCGCGTGCCGCGCTGGCTCAAAAAGAATGCGGTGCGATCGGCGGCCAGCCCCATCTGCTTGCACAGGAGATCGCGCACCCGCTCATAGTTGCGCAACGCACGCTGCGCGTGATCGCCCACGGGTACAATCCGTTCCTTGCGCCCTTTGCCGCGCACCTTCACGAGCCCGGCAAGTAAATCGAGATCGGCGCGATTGATGCCGCGGAGCTCCGACAGACGAAGCCCCGCCGAATAAAACAGTTCGAGAATCGCGAGATCCCGCACGTCCGTGTACTTGCCTTCGCCCGCGCGCGTGGCGGCAGCGGCAAAAAGCGTCTCCACTTGCCGACGGTCGAGATGCCCCGGCAGATGCCGATCGAGCTTGGGCGACCCAACGCTCTTCGCGGGGTTCGACGCCACGAGATCGTTGCGGTGCAAAAAGGCGTAAAAGGTGCGCACGGCCGACAGCGCACGCGCCATAGACCGCTTGGCGAGCCCACGCTTAGTGAGCCGCGCCAAAAAACCGCGCATCGCGAGGCGATCCACCTTCTCCCACTCCCACTCGGCGGCGCCATAATACTCGCCGAGAAAGTCGCAGAACTCACCGAGGTCGCGGCGGTACGCCTTGACCGTGTTCGGCGACACATCACGCTCCTTTTGCAGGTGCGTGAGAAAGGCGGCAATGAGATCAGCGGGCGGCGGCGTCACCTGTGGAAGATACCGCGTCCGCGCCCGACTACCAGAAGATGCGCTTGATCCCCTGCTGATTGGGCCGGCGCATACGCCAGTACACAATGATGCCGCTGAGCGAGATGAGCGCGAGCGCGAACCCCCAGAACATCGCCACCACGAGACCGCCGTCGCCAAAGGCTTCGCCGCTGTGCAGGCGGACGAGGAACGGCTTGTCGGTGTAGTCTTCGTTGCTCAGCAGCGCGCCGGTGGTGGCGTCGAATACGAGTTTGCGATCTTCCCCGCCCTTTGGGTTGCCGGTAAAGATCGTGACGGTGGGCTGCTTTCCCTTGAACTGCACGTCGATTTTGTCGATCGGCCGTCCCGGTGCTGCGGTCGCGGCGGCAGCGACGGCGCGCGCCACGGGGTCTGTGGCGGCGGCTGGCGTGCCCGTTGTTTGGACTGGACTCACGAGGTCGCGCGTGGCTTCCCGAAGGGCCTCGTCCTCCCCCCAGAACTCATTGGCGGCCACCAGGACCCCCGTGGAGCCGCTCCAGAGGAGAAAGAGCGCAGCCCCCCACCCAATCCACCGGTGCCACTGGCGCCAAAACCGCGTATTGAATTCCATGAAAATCCGCTCGAAGTTGTCAGTCCGCCCAGACGGGGGAAAATGCGTCGCGGACCCTCCCGCCGCCATTCACCCACCCTCAGTACGCGCTAGATTTGTCATATGTTGCTCGGCGTCGCTGGCATGATCGGATCAGGGAAAACGACCCTCTCGAAGGCGCTCGCTGAGCGCTTCGGGATGCAGCTCGCGCTCGAGAGTGTGGACGGCGATAACCCGTACCTCGAACAGTTCTACTCCGGCCCCGAAGGGATGCGCGCCTACGGCATGCATCTGCAGCTGCACTTTCTGGCCACGCGCTTTGGCTCGATGCGGAAGATGCGCGGCATGGGCGGGAGCTGGGTGCTCGACCGTACCTGGTACGAAGACGCCGAAATTTTTGCGCGCGGATTATTCGAACAAGGCTACATGAGCGAGGACGACTGGACGCTCTACTCGCGCCTCTACGGCGAGTTGCTGCACGCGCCGGCCGCTCGCCCACCGCGGTTGCTCGTGTATCTCCACGGCCCGCTCGACACGATTCTCGAGCGCATCGCCACGCGCGGCCGCCCCAAAGAGCGCGATGCCGATCCCGAATACTTCGGCTCGCTCCACGCGCGCTATGAACGATGGATTGAGTCGTTCAAGAAATGCCCGGTGCTGCGGCTCGACGTGCGCGAATACGATATTGTGGCGGATCCCGAAGCGGGCGATCGCATTGCCGCGATCGTGCGGCGCGAACTCGAAGGGGAAATCCCGCAGACGGAACTCTGGCCAGCGGTGACGCGTCGCGCGCCGGGAACCCGCGGCACACGCTAGGCACGCGCTAGGCACACCCTCCGCAGCTGCCAGCAACCGCTAGGCGGCCGTGAGTCCGTTCGCCAGCATCCACGCGTTGAGATCTGCGAGCGCACGCGCTGCATACAGCTCGCGCTTTTTCATTTTGTCGCGCGGCGGATCGGCCAGCTCTTCGAGCAAACCGAAGTTCGCATTCATGGGCTGGAAGTGCTTGGGGTCGGCCTCGCGCAAATACCGATAGAGCGCGCCGAGCATCGTCGTGGGCGGCGGCACCACCGGCTCGAGGCCTCGCAGCAGGCGATCGAGATTCACGGCCGCGAGCAGTCCCGTCGCTGTGGATTCCGTATAGCCTTCCACGCCCGTGAGCTGGCCGGCGAAGAGCGTGGTTGGCGCATCCTTGAGTGCCAGGTGCGGCAGCAGCGACGCGGGCGCATTCACATACGAGTTGCGGTGAATGCTGCCAAAGCGAAGGAACTCCGCCTGCTCGAGCCCCGGAATCATTCGGAACACGCGCTGCTGTTCCGGAATGCGAAGCCGAGTCTGGAAGCCGACGAGATTCCACATCCGTCCCGCACGATCTTCGCGGCGAAGTTGCACCACGGCCCACGCACGTCGTCCTGTTTTCGGATCGGTAATTCCCACCGGCTTGAGCGGCCCAAAGCGGAGCGACTCGCGGCCACGGCGCACCATCTCCTCCACCGGCATACACCCTTCGAAGTACGGCACTTTGTCGAACTCGTGCGACGTATGCACATCTGCCGCGATCAAGGCATCGATAAATACTTCGTATTGTTCCTTGTTCATCGCGCAATTCAAGTACGCGCCTTCGTCGCCTTCGCCGGCCATCGTCTCTTTGCCGTAGCGAGACGCCTTGAATACCACGTCGTGATCGAGCGATTCCACTGAGAGAATCGGGGCAATGGCATCGTAGAAAGCGAGCGATGCAATGCCCAGCCGCGCGCTGATCTGTTGCGCCAGCGCATCGCTCGTGAGTGGACCGGTGGCAACAATCCCAGGGGCCGGGAGTGCTGCGACCTCACCGCGTTCCACGCGAATGTTCGAGTGCGCCAGAATGCGATCGTGGACGCCGGCAGAGAACACGTCGCGGTCCACCGCGAGCGCGCTGCCCGCCGGCACGCGTGCCTCGTCGGCAGCGCGCAAAATCATGGAACCGAGCACGCGCATCTCGGCCTTCAGCAATCCGTGCGCGTTGGTGACCTCGGTGCTCTTGAACGTGTTCGAACACACCAGTTCAGCGAGCTTGTCGGTTTTGTGCGCAGGGGTGCCGAGTACCGGCCGCATCTCGTGCAACACCACCTGATGCCCGCGCTCGGCCAGCTGAAACGCGGCTTCGCTGCCGGCGAGCCCGCCGCCTACAATGTGTAGTTCAGCCACTAAAAATAGACCTGCCACCGCGCTTGCACGTAGCGCTCAGCTCGGCGGTCACCAGTTTTGGCGCCGCCGGTGAAGGTGGTCTGCTCGTATGCAAGTTGCACTTTGGTGGAGCGCGTGTTGTACCAATTCGCGCCGACACCGATTTCCGTGGCGCGGCGTGCGGCGGTCGCTGGATCAGCGAACACTGGAAAAGCCTCGTCGCCGATACTCACGGCAGCGATGCGCATTCCCACCTGCAGCGCACCCCAGTGTTGCAACGAAGGATCGAATGCGGGCGACGGCGGAATCCCGTCGGCGCCCGAAGGTTCTCCCGTGACCGTGTACTGCGTGGAAATCAGCCAGCTCGTCAGCGGCACGGTCGCGACCGTCGTACCCTTGGCCACGACTTGTGTGTTGTGATTGAACTCGGCCGTGGTGCCCCATGGGCCTTCGTGCACATAGGCGAACGCGCCTGCACGAGTGCGTCGCCCAGCCGCGCGCACGCCCGCAGCGTCCTGATAGGAAAACCAGCCAAGTTGCGCCGGCGTCTTGAATAGCGCGAGTTGCGAACCCGCCGCGGTAGATCCCGTTTCGATACCGGTGGCGCCATAGGCGGCGATGCCGATGCCTTGGTCCACACCGCCTACCTTTTTGTGCACGGGCCGCCACCAGAGGCGATACGTATAGTCCTTGGCGTCATTGACGTCAGCGTCCTGTGTCGTACCACCGTCGGGCGCGCCATTGAACACACCAAACGACCACTCAAGCGTCCCCTGCCCGACGCCTCCGGTGAGCAATAACCCTTCATCGCGACTGGCGAGCAGATTCGACGACACGCTCCGCTCTGGCAGCAACTGCGCAGAAATGGAGGTATATCGCTCAAGGCCACCCGGCGTCTTCTGCTTGCCGGCACGTAGCCACCACTCGCCACCAAGCCCCACGTCAATGAACGCATCCTGCAACGGCGATGGCCCCGACGGAATGCCCACGTCGTACATCAACCGAAAAGCGAGCCACGGATTCAAGTTTGCATCAAAGAACACGCGCGACCGGCGAATCACAAAGCCGCTCGGCGCCGCGTCGTTCGTATCGCTCAACACAAAGCGCGTGTCGGCGGTGACGTAGCCGCGAATCTTGAGTT
The genomic region above belongs to Gemmatimonadota bacterium and contains:
- the hslU gene encoding ATP-dependent protease ATPase subunit HslU produces the protein MTSKRTEQTLARLADLTPRKIVAELDRYIVGQDNAKKAVAIALRNRWRRQRAPEPIRHEIAPNNIILIGPTGVGKTEIARRLAKLAGAPFVKVEASKFTEVGYVGRDVEGMVRDLVESAVDMVRNERETEVEDLANDKVDDRLLDLLLPPFIEPTAPKGTDAERVFVASAEGAVSQELEASRERHKRTRDKLKQLLLDGQLEQREVEIEVTPSGPSMPEVARGEGPGGMGEGLGNIGEMLAELLPHKKKKRLVAVADARRFLLDEEFDKLINFDDVVTDALERVETLGIIFLDEIDKIAGQRGEMGGPDVSREGVQRDLLPIVEGSNVQTKHGMVKTDHVLFIAAGAFHVSKPSDLIPELQGRFPIRVELLPLTEADFVRIMTEPENALTKQYAALIAAENTVLEITTDAVAEIARTAAQVNSRMENIGARRLHTVMTTLLEDVLYDLPDRGTEPVKIDARVVRDRLKAIAEDEDLRKYIL
- the hslV gene encoding ATP-dependent protease subunit HslV; translated protein: MPLPTIHATTILAVRRGDQVAIGGDGQVTVGDTVMKANAIKVRALKGGKVLAGFAGAAADAFTLFEKFEEKLDRHPDNLQRAAVELAKEWRSDRVLRRLEALLVVVDRHTGFVLSGTGEIIEPDDGVFAIGSGGPYAQAAARALLQETSLTPREIVQKSLSIAGQICIYTNEHVTVIEPAS
- a CDS encoding sigma-70 family RNA polymerase sigma factor gives rise to the protein MTLSDSDAIKAVQAGDIEAFAVLVNRYQDRLMRYAAHLLGNRHDAEEAVQETFVRAYRALPRYEHREQCSAWLLRILINRCRTAASRRREHEPLEAADFEFTTDEDPVERLAVRDELARAMAQLTDEQREAIALRFGEDLSFDEMAVVTGAGVSALKMRVQRACARLRVLMEGHRAAV
- a CDS encoding isoamylase early set domain-containing protein, with the translated sequence MQPFDDSLSESLAREMRRVPQLGDVARARTMAAVRREAQRPLRLGWLSPVLGAALAASLTVVVAGGALLGSNPLRNASVQAAAPTVSLGSSLRDSLLLVRFAFSAPAAARVALVGDFNDWGSRRTALARSANGVWVGEVAMARGRHRYAYVVDDTGWVTDAVALDTLPNGRRAARLELVNQE
- a CDS encoding threonine/serine dehydratase, encoding MTTPITFDDVLQAQQRLSAHLTPTPLRRYPLLDALVGHGIEVWVKHENHQPTQSFKIRNGLNSILALTPEQTAKGVIGASTGNHGQGVAYAAQLLGVPAAICVPVGNNPEKNAAIRAMGAELIEVGDRYDETILACQRICAERGMTLVHSTNNRDVMAGAGTMTLEMLEQQPALDAVLIALGGGSQAVGALTVAAEKKPSLRVYAIGSEGAPAQYESWRRGERLTGMPVNTMAEGIATGAAYEATFDTLKAGLAGFFQVSEASLYEGIRDLIRITHNLPEGAGAAGLAALRQHAAEFAGQRVAIVMCGGNLSDAALRKAIVG
- the xerC gene encoding tyrosine recombinase XerC, with the translated sequence MTPPPADLIAAFLTHLQKERDVSPNTVKAYRRDLGEFCDFLGEYYGAAEWEWEKVDRLAMRGFLARLTKRGLAKRSMARALSAVRTFYAFLHRNDLVASNPAKSVGSPKLDRHLPGHLDRRQVETLFAAAATRAGEGKYTDVRDLAILELFYSAGLRLSELRGINRADLDLLAGLVKVRGKGRKERIVPVGDHAQRALRNYERVRDLLCKQMGLAADRTAFFLSQRGTRMSAKTVQNSVTRWLGEVDEGAGLSTHSLRHTFATHLLDAGADLRAVQELLGHASISTTQIYTHTSVERLRQVYKNAHPRA
- a CDS encoding PepSY-associated TM helix domain-containing protein; the protein is MEFNTRFWRQWHRWIGWGAALFLLWSGSTGVLVAANEFWGEDEALREATRDLVSPVQTTGTPAAATDPVARAVAAAATAAPGRPIDKIDVQFKGKQPTVTIFTGNPKGGEDRKLVFDATTGALLSNEDYTDKPFLVRLHSGEAFGDGGLVVAMFWGFALALISLSGIIVYWRMRRPNQQGIKRIFW
- a CDS encoding deoxynucleoside kinase, whose protein sequence is MLLGVAGMIGSGKTTLSKALAERFGMQLALESVDGDNPYLEQFYSGPEGMRAYGMHLQLHFLATRFGSMRKMRGMGGSWVLDRTWYEDAEIFARGLFEQGYMSEDDWTLYSRLYGELLHAPAARPPRLLVYLHGPLDTILERIATRGRPKERDADPEYFGSLHARYERWIESFKKCPVLRLDVREYDIVADPEAGDRIAAIVRRELEGEIPQTELWPAVTRRAPGTRGTR
- the trmFO gene encoding methylenetetrahydrofolate--tRNA-(uracil(54)-C(5))-methyltransferase (FADH(2)-oxidizing) TrmFO, with product MAGLFLVAELHIVGGGLAGSEAAFQLAERGHQVVLHEMRPVLGTPAHKTDKLAELVCSNTFKSTEVTNAHGLLKAEMRVLGSMILRAADEARVPAGSALAVDRDVFSAGVHDRILAHSNIRVERGEVAALPAPGIVATGPLTSDALAQQISARLGIASLAFYDAIAPILSVESLDHDVVFKASRYGKETMAGEGDEGAYLNCAMNKEQYEVFIDALIAADVHTSHEFDKVPYFEGCMPVEEMVRRGRESLRFGPLKPVGITDPKTGRRAWAVVQLRREDRAGRMWNLVGFQTRLRIPEQQRVFRMIPGLEQAEFLRFGSIHRNSYVNAPASLLPHLALKDAPTTLFAGQLTGVEGYTESTATGLLAAVNLDRLLRGLEPVVPPPTTMLGALYRYLREADPKHFQPMNANFGLLEELADPPRDKMKKRELYAARALADLNAWMLANGLTAA
- a CDS encoding porin, with the translated sequence MTGALGLFFALLLATPRTISAQARLGPMTADSSLVAYDDDGLRLHSADHKRQLKIRGYVTADTRFVLSDTNDAAPSGFVIRRSRVFFDANLNPWLAFRLMYDVGIPSGPSPLQDAFIDVGLGGEWWLRAGKQKTPGGLERYTSISAQLLPERSVSSNLLASRDEGLLLTGGVGQGTLEWSFGVFNGAPDGGTTQDADVNDAKDYTYRLWWRPVHKKVGGVDQGIGIAAYGATGIETGSTAAGSQLALFKTPAQLGWFSYQDAAGVRAAGRRTRAGAFAYVHEGPWGTTAEFNHNTQVVAKGTTVATVPLTSWLISTQYTVTGEPSGADGIPPSPAFDPSLQHWGALQVGMRIAAVSIGDEAFPVFADPATAARRATEIGVGANWYNTRSTKVQLAYEQTTFTGGAKTGDRRAERYVQARWQVYF